gctcagtgctgggcccccttctctttgctatctacaccacctccttgggacagattatccgtcaagatggcttctcataccactgctatgcaggcgacacacagctctatctgtcctttccacctgatgaccccttggtttcagcacggatctcggattgcctctcagacatagctacatggatgaaggcacaccacctccagctgaacctctcaaagactgaactgctggtcctcccagctaaacctaccatacaccacgacatcaacatcaaatttgactccctgtctgtttcacctaccaggactgcaagaaatctagacaaccaactaaactttcagatcatgttgcctcagtcgcccggtcatgccgtttagactctacaacatacggaatttcaggacttacttgactcaagatgctacccaacttctggttcaggcaatagtcatctcacgactcgactactgcaatgccctcctgacaagTCTCCCAGCccgcgcagtgaaaccacttcagatgatccagaacgccgggcggcgcctggtctacaaccaacccaaaagggcacatgttaccccgctgctcatccagctacactggctacctatggcggcccgtgatcaaattcaaggctctaacgcttgcctacaaagtagtttcccgggttctgctcccacctacttgaatgccctcatacagacatacgctacctccagaccgctgtgCTCCCCGGATctaacgacgtctagctctacacCACCATGcggctcaggccaatccaaacttttttctcatctgttgttcctcgttggtggaacacactgccagttcctacaagggcagggacatccttctccattttcaaaaaactcctgaagacccagctctttagagaacatctcctctcatagcaacacttacaacaagtcttactgatcctagcactcaccagccgtctgaaactgacaagtaactgttaaaaacaacactcaCTGATGcgcttattcttactgtactctaatgtttttaaattgtcctaaaattgttgagaatttctctaaaacttaaactgtttaccatgttgttagtcgctttggctaaaaaagcgtcagccaaatgtaatgtaatgtaaaatgtaatctGTTAATACTCATCTGTTAATACTGCCTCTACTCTTATACTCATCTGTTAATACTGCCTCTACTATACTCTACTCATCTGTTAATACTGCCTCTACTCTATTCTAATATTCATCTGTTAATACTGCCTCTACTTTACTCTAATACTCATCTGTTAATACTGCCTCTACTCTACTATACTCATCTGTTAATACTGCCTCTACTATACTCATCTATATCATGTCCCAGTAGCACTGTCTAGTAgcagctaaatgactaaatgtaaatgtaaattgttctttgtgttgttgttgttgtttgtagcCATGGCAACCTCTGGCAGCGTGCTGTCCGCAGACCAGTTCCAGTGCCCGATCTGTCTGGACGTGCTGTCGGAGCCGGTCAGCACGCCGTGCGGTCACAACTTCTGCAGCGGCTGCATCAAGCGCTCCTGGGACAGCGCGGTGGTGTGCCAGTGTCCACTCTGCAAAGAGACCTTCTTCCGCCGTCCGGCGCTCCGCGTCAACACGACGCTACGCGAGGTGGCCGAGCTCGTCCGCAAGCAGAGGGACAGCGGACACGACCTCACGCCTGCACAGCCAGGAGACGTGCCCTGCGACGTCTGCAgcggagaggggtgtgtgtgtgtgtgtcactgatgCCCTGTAATGTCTGTACcctagaggggtgtgtgtgtgtgcttgtgtgtctggtgGGTGGTGCCCTGTAATGTCTGTAGTAtagagtatgcgtgtgtgtgtgtgtgtgtgtgttggtcactAGTATATGATCATTGGAGAATATACAGTACAATGATTTAGTATCAACAGTTATTGACATGAGAATGCACTCAGTTGGGGCTTTGAACCTCtaaagtgtgtgttcactgatgacctttgacccccagGGGCAGCCGTCTCCGCGCCCTCAAGTCCTGCCTGGACTGCGGCACGTCGTTCTGCACGCTGCACCTGGAGCTCCACCAGAGGGCGCCGGCGCTGCAGAGGCACATGCTCAGTGAGCCGCTGGCCGACCTGGAGGGGCGCGTGTGCCAGAAGCACCGGCGCCCGCTGGAGCTGTTCTGCAGGGAcgaccacatgtgtgtgtgccagttctGCACCGAGGGAGAACACAAGAACCACAGCACAGTTCccctggaggaggagggcaagGACAGGAAGGTCAgagacctctgtgtgtgtgttgtgtgtatgtgggtgtggaggagaggcCAAAGACAGGAAGGTCAGagacctgtgtgtgagtgtgtatgtgtatgtgtatagtgtgtatgtgtgtgggtgtagtgtgtgtgtgtagtgtgtgtgtatagtgtgtgtgtgtatgtatgtgtgtgtgtgtatgtatgtatagtgtatgtgtgtgtgtatgtagattaCATTGgtgcttcaatccggtcaccaattcatgcattgcatgatcttgctgtgcgtgcaatacaatgtgtgtgtgtgttgtgtgtatgtgggtgtggaggagaggcCAAAGACAGGAAGGTCAGAACCCCATGTCATCATCATAATAACATCATCCCCATAATGATATAATACAGTATACCTTTCACCTCCCCAGCCCCATAGAATATATACATCATCCTCATAATGATATAATACACTATACCTTTCACCTCCTTAACCCTATAGAAcagtggtctccaacacggtgcacggctatgaggcgcccccagcgcaccttctaaaactagccaacaggtcgcctgcagatcacgctctaaGAACACGCTCTATTGTAAAGTTTTCAATCgatatttaagtctagaccagaaccattttaagaatgtatgtagccatacatctgtaacattaaattgatattggtgataccttacaaattgtagctgcgttaaattttagcctttggctccaaatccatttcccattcaatctttaaacaacaacagaagcggagcgcatacacgctgctcgcacgcatacacagtaaagggggaaaaactagctcatctggtgtagccaatggaagcatatctttgcaaaagttctgtggccattccatGTTCACAAACacggttcttgcatgattgttcaaggactgaaaacaattgctttagctcacaggccttttctcctcccGTAGGCTACTGCCGTATAATAGCTTGAAAATGTTGTGGCATGCATGACTAAGCAGGACTGTGCATtaccttttttgtcagatcatggagagatttcaggtgtgcaataactttaaaaggagttttcatatgttagggtggtgtgggcgattactattgaaattttaaaaccgaattgtccactgaaatcagaacttaaacaacccctgaattcataatggtgggtgggtataaattgggtacaaattgtaagccaaattattaattgcacaaaacgattgtttttttttgttaaaaaaaatagattagattccccatgcaaattttgaaatgaacaaactgaacaaaaatgttggtagtgttgcataggcctacacaatattgATCATTTAAAAGTACAAAtctcataggcctattatttaggaggactaccctcgcaaaaaaggggtgagggtatgtttgtttcaaatgagtagccctccatatgatttcgggtcttcaggtagccctcattcccaaaaaggttggagacccctgctaTATACTATATAGTATAGAATATATACTGTGTCTTTTACCAACATAACCCTATATGTTATAATGCTATAAGCACAGATGAGGAAACTGTTGACTGGTATAAATataaaacagaaaaacacattGGACCAATAGTCAATAATTCTGTAAAACATTAATAAGAGGAAACCTTCAATATCAGGGCACACAACCCAGACATACAGAGGATGAGCAGGAGCACAGGGTTGGGGAACGAGGAAGGCCAGGGAGTAAAGGTGGGTTTGTAGATATGAGGGCAGAAATGGAGGGGGCAGATCTAATATCCGTGGAGCAGCAACTGCAAAAGCTCCATCAGCCCTCTGAGCTGTGAGCATTCACAGACATCAGCAACAGGACCGCCTCTGAGAGTGTTCTACTGGGGTTAGCAAGCGAGCACCTtccttccttgtgtgtgtgtgtgtgttgcattgaATTAGGCCCATGACACATCCAGAGGGCTCAACAGTGTCTGCCGCccccaacaaacaaacaaacaaacaaacaaacaaacaaacaaacaaacaaacaagtgtccatttatttatttattatataaaaaacaAACTTGGGTATATAGCATATTTACAGGTgttgaaaaatacattattttccATTCCGTGCATGATGGTGGTTTTAGAAACCTGGTTCctgtagccacacacacacacacacacacacacacagggatggcgGGAGTTGCGCTGGAGGGGAGGGTTGGCTCAAGAACCTCATCTATGtcggtttgagtgtgtgtgtgtgtgtgtgtgtgtgagagagcgagtgtgtgaatgttttaCTCAATCCCCTCCTGCTTCTCACGAATGGCCACCTGAAACAGAGAACACATTCCAATTCAGCTAGAGGTGCGACTTGGGAAACTAgaggactgagtgtgtgtgtgtggcttaaaCCTCTCCTCCAATAGGGAGAGCTTGCTGATGAGGTCAGTGATGGCGTTggtggagagtgagagtgtgtgtgtgtgtgtgtgtgtgtggggtgtaccTTAAAACTCTCCTCCAATAGGGAGAGCTCGCTGATGAGGTCAGTGATGgcgttgaagagagagagtgagagagtgtgtgtgtgtgtgtgtgtaccttaaaTCTCTCCTCCAATAGGGAGAGCTCGCTGATGAGGTCAGTGATGGCGTTGGTGAACGCCTCCTGGGGGCTGTAATCTGGAGTGGTCTGGACCCGGATCACGATCTTGTGTTCTAGAGGGTGCGGAACCTTGTAACCCGCAAATAGAACCTGCGGGTCCTTCAACagctgtctgagagagagagaacagctccATTAGTCATCAGGAGAACCCAGACAGAGTTCACCCCTCAGTAGAACCCACACAGAGTTCACCCGCTGTAGAACCCACACAGAGTTCACCCGCTGTAGAACCCACACAGAGTTCACCCGCTGTAGAACCCACATAGTTCAACCCTCAGTAGAACCCACATACTTCACCCCTCAGAGTTCACCCCTCAGTAGAACCCACACATACTTCACCCCTCAGTAGAACCCACACAGAGTTCACCCCTCAATAGAACCCACACATACTTCACCCCTCAGTAGAACCCACACAGAGTTCACCCTTCAGTAGAACCCACAGGTCTCTCATCGTCATCACTAGACACGACAAACTCTACCAGTGTCTGAATGATTAAACTCGTCTCCAGCGACATGCGAGAGGAGCACTCGAAACAatgctgatgcacacacaccaacactgatgaacacacaccaacactaacactgatgaacacacactaacactgatgaacacacaccaacactgatgatcacacactgacacacactaacactgatgcacacacactaacactgatgcacacacactaagttACTGGagcaatgtgtttgtgtgtgtgtgtgtgtgtgcgtgcgtgtgtgtgtgtgtgtgtgtgagagagagagagaacgcagGTATTGTTGGGATgtcagtttgagtgtgtgtgtgcgtgtgtgtgtgtgagagagagagagagagagagagagagaacgcagGTATTGTTGGGATGTcagtttgaggtgtgtgtgtgtgtgtgtgtgagtgagtgagtgagagagagagagagagaggacgcaGGTGTTGTTGGGATGTCTTACTGTCGGATGATGTTGCCCAGCGTGTGGTCCTCTTTGTTGAGGGTGAACAGACACGCGTTCGGCACCTTGGTGTCCTTCACGATCGTAATCCTACCCGACACAAGCAAAAATAACAGTGACGTCATGTGTAGAGCTATATCTATGGTGCAGAGACGGGAGGGGGCTACATTCGACACATTTTACTAGCTGTTTACAAACAGTAGATTTGTACATTCTGCTGTTAACTTGCGATTTAAGTCTTAATCTGCTGTGCAAGTATGAATAGTTGATTATGCTATTTCATAACGTTTGACAGAAATATCACAAAAATGATTGTACAACAACATGTAGATGCAGGAACACGCTATGCTAACTTCGCTAGCCAACAGACAAAACGTCTGGCAATAGACAATTTGCCGACCGGAAACCGCTCGGTTATATGTTTCCTATCTATACCCTGTAAGACCCGTCTATAGTGATTGCGTTGACCTTCCTTTCACTTACTTCTTTTCTCCATCGTACAACAAAAACGATTCGAATGCTGGTGGTGCGTTCATCTTTGCTTGTGGAGGGTTCTTGACCTTACCGGAAGCACAACAAATACCCGGAAGTTTTAACTTTCCGGCCTAGAGTAGTTTGTAAAGTAAGAGTCACAATCCCACCTTACAGTGGTTGTTTGACTTCAGGTTTCTTACTACACGGGTAGAAACATTTCTAAATCAtgcaatttaaaaataaatcatgtCCCTTTTCACCATATACTTTAAGCATCAGACGCTAAACAGAGGTTGTCATGGTAGCTCAACAGGCTTGGTTCTACATCAGAGTTAGACTGGGGTTAGTTTCCTGTATCAGTAAATCTAAGTTAGGGACGGATTGGGTCAGACTGGCAGTTCTACACCTAATCGGTAAAACAGGGTTAGACCTTACAGTCTATGGGTtagaccaaagtccttttaggcaagtccctccactcagcggccatttgacaacgctttttgggcactcgtcgggcatccatttcggcagaaatgggCGTGCGCAAGGCTACACGACACCagtcttgctccagcggcgagatcacaacacacgattggcacgatgtcttcacaacacaccatatgattggctcaatgtattcacatgtcgacgttttgcctaggaaggggtgggatatgtgtagacaacggccgtattggcgtgacaaactagccccatgcatttctatggagtattttttgagtgctgtgtctccacattagaaagtctctggttagaCTGAGATGTAAGAAACAAGTGTGCGCACAGTTGAGAGTGGAGCTGAATGAATAGTAAAATGGGGTCAGGGATGATGGACTCTATGGCGACGACAGACAacagctttctgtgtgtgtgtgtgtgtgtgtgtgtgtgtgtgttcacagagcCTGCTGAACCAGACACAGGTGGATCTGAAGAGCATGATCCAGGAGAGACAGGAGAAGATCTCAGAGATCAAACAATCCGTGGAGCTTAGCCGagtaactacacacacatacacacactcacgcacatacacacacacacatacacatactcacgcacatacacacactcacgcacatacacacactcacgcacatacacacacacacagaaacacatacacatacacacacttacgcacatacacacacacatgcacacactcacgcacatacatacacacatacactcacatacacacacacacagaaacacacatacacacacttacgcacatacacacacagaaacacactcacgcacgtacacacacacacacacttacgcacatacaacacacacacagaaacagactctctctctcactctctcgcacaTACATTCATATGTATTCATATACATTCAAATAGCTggagtgggtatactgtggtgtagtctagttagctgtagtgggtatactgtggtgtagtctagtagttagctgtagtgggtatactgtgatgtagtctagttagctgtagtgggtatactgtgatgtagtctagttagctgtagtaggtatactgtgatgtagtctagtagttagctgtagtgggtatactgtgatgtagtctagttagctgtagtgggtatactctgatcaaccccaaatgttaatacgtatccttgcctattttaagtgggtatactgagatggtgatgctttctaagtgggtatactgcgtatcATGTAGACTACACTACCCATAAGAACTGAGTATTCTGCTTACTGAGTGATGTAGTGAAGAACTGAGTATTCTGCTTATTGAGTGATGTAGTGAAGACCTGAGTATTATGCTTACTGAGTGTGAAGACCTGCTGCTCCCtgtggacataaataaatggttaatatgtgtgtgtgagtgtgtgcgtgtgtgtgtgcgcgtgtgtgtgtgcgtgcgtgcgtatgtgcgtgcatgtgtgtgtgtgtgcgtgcgcgtgtacgtgtgtgtgtgtgtgagcgtgtgtgcgtgcatgcgtgtgtgtgtaggtgtcggTGGAGGCGGAGGCGGCCTCCATCTCGGAGCTGTTCtctgtgctggtgctggtgctggagcGTAGCCGTGGTAACCTGCAGGGGGCGCTGGAGGCTCGGCAGCACGCGGTGGAGACGCAGGCCAACGCCCTGACCGCTCAGCTGGAGCAGGAGATACACACCCTGCAGAGCCGACACACACAACTGgaggagctcacacacacacacgaccatcTCCACCtgctgcaggtacacacacacacacacacacacacacatacaccctgccAAGCTGGCACACACACGACCACCTCCACCTGCTCCTCCGTTATTACGCACCTTAAATCAGTAGGCTAAGACCCActactacgcacacacactactacacacacacacacacagacacacacactcacacactactaaACTACAAACTGTCTCCCGCACTGTCTCCTAGCTGTGCGTAACAAGGCAAGCAGTAGCTAGCACAGTTAGCTTTAGCGAGcgagaataataataagatttTTTCTTACGAACCAGGAAGCTTTAAAATACTAACGCTAAAAGCTACAAGCTTCCGGGTGACTACCACACTCTAtgcacctaccaaatttggtgtgtgtagctgaaagcATATGCCAACCAGAAGTTTTAGGgccataagggggcgctatggagctCATGGGCCAAGTGTGGGCCCAAGCCTTTATCCCTGTGTATTCACTGTAccgattgatgtgtgtgttaaatttcATTAAATGTAGTGTTCGCTCAGGGGAAGCACCTCATCACAACTTATTACATCTCAGTGCTCACAGGATTCATAATACCTTACTTCCTGttggcgtggctaatgcattgtttATATGAAAGAATCGGTGTATCTTggtatttgtttgttgtgtgcaggtgtatgtgtcccatgtgtgtgtgtgtgtttgatctctctctcgctgaattgtatgtgtgtgtgtgtgtgtgtgtgtgtttaatctctctctctctctgagttgtgtgtgtgtatgtgtgtgtctgtgtgtgttgtgtgtgcaggtgtaagcatccatgtgtgtgtgttcaatctctctctcgctgtgttgtgtgttgtgtgtgtgtgtgtgtttaatgtctctctcgttgtgttgtgtgtgtgtgtgtgtgtgttgtgtgtgcaggtgtatgcgtccatgtgtgtgttgcctccCTGCAGGTCTTGGtctctggtgagtgtgtgtttaatgtctctcgttgttgtgtgtgtgtgtgtgtgtgtgttgtgtgtgcaggtgtatgcgtccatgtgtgtgttgcctccCTGCAGGTCTTGGtctctggtgagtgtgtgtttaatgtctctctcattgtgttgtgtgtgtgtgtgtgtgtgtgtttaatgtctctctcattgtgtgtgtgtgtgtgtgtgtgtgttgtgtgtgcaggtgtatgcgtccatgtgtgtgttgcctccCTGCAGGTCTTGGtctctggtgagtgtgtgtttaatgtctctctcattgtgttgtgttgtgtgtgtgtgtgtgtgtgtgtgtgtgtgtgtgttgttgtgtgtgcaggtgtatgcgtccatgtgtgtgttgcctccCTGCAGGTCTTGGtctctggtgagtgtgtgtttaatgtctctctcgttgtgttgtgttgtgtgtgtgtgtgtgtgttgtgtgtgcaggtgtatgcgtccatgtgtgtgttgcctccCTG
Above is a genomic segment from Alosa alosa isolate M-15738 ecotype Scorff River chromosome 19, AALO_Geno_1.1, whole genome shotgun sequence containing:
- the LOC125284307 gene encoding E3 ubiquitin-protein ligase TRIM39-like, whose product is MATSGSVLSADQFQCPICLDVLSEPVSTPCGHNFCSGCIKRSWDSAVVCQCPLCKETFFRRPALRVNTTLREVAELVRKQRDSGHDLTPAQPGDVPCDVCSGEGGSRLRALKSCLDCGTSFCTLHLELHQRAPALQRHMLSEPLADLEGRVCQKHRRPLELFCRDDHMCVCQFCTEGEHKNHSTVPLEEEGKDRKSLLNQTQVDLKSMIQERQEKISEIKQSVELSRVSVEAEAASISELFSVLVLVLERSRGNLQGALEARQHAVETQANALTAQLEQEIHTLQSRHTQLEELTHTHDHLHLLQVYASMCVLPPCRSWSLVSVWSYQDVNSLRPLVSRLEGLITREMDDLHTDFVPGPADGMGILGNCPGVPQRELKRVQQFTELSKVQQYAVDVTLDADSANTFLQLSEDRRQVCCGQRRQKLQDVGAGRFDRAACVLGSEAFAQRFYFQVAVGSKSSWDVGVASEAVTRKGKVKATPETGYWTVALRRGAGLVAKETNPVPLAAGAGLQMVGVFVDYPRGVVSFYDVTSMSHLYSFTGQRFTGRLRPLLSPGQREKGRNSAPLVISVDRPIT
- the polr2j gene encoding DNA-directed RNA polymerase II subunit RPB11-a; the encoded protein is MNAPPAFESFLLYDGEKKITIVKDTKVPNACLFTLNKEDHTLGNIIRQQLLKDPQVLFAGYKVPHPLEHKIVIRVQTTPDYSPQEAFTNAITDLISELSLLEERFKVAIREKQEGIE